CCCCGTCGCATGCGCCGGCTCGACTCGGCTCGGCTCGCGGAAAGTTTGTCCCAAAGGCACAGAAAAAGGCCCCATCTTTGCAGTATGTGAAAAATAGCCGTTAAATGTGTGATTCGCAGTCCCAAAGTTGGAGCGAATCGTAGTCGGTATGATAATTAGCCACATAGTGCACAGAGCAGAGGGCTCCATTGTTGAGTGGCACAGTGTGGACATCCTCCGCTCGCCGTTATTTATCTATCGGCGCTCTCTTATCTCAGGTACCTCAGTGCCATACACCTGCTGCTAAACTGagcccctgctgctgctgcgactCGGGTCACTTGTACGCAGCACGCAAACATCACATTACGTAGACTAGTGCACCTATGTACTAGGCAAAATCGTCTGAACAAATGAAATACTTGTGTAAAGCAGAAAGATGAGCGAAGCCTCACTGCCGTACGAGCGAGTGGTCGAAATATGAGAGGTGCAGTTCTCAGTATAGAACTTGTTGCATACGATGATGGCAGAGGGGAAACGGAGCGGATCTAAACGGAAAAGGGAATAAAACTTGTGTCTAACGCGTAAACCCTATTGTACAATGTCAGGGACGGTGCTGCACCTCGAGTCGATGGCGACCGGGATCAAATTTCCAGCAGCGAAAGGTGAAGGATTACCTGAGTGGACTGACTTCTCAGCCAATCCTCCGATACTGATATTGCTATAGGCTATTGTAAACTGGTCATTTAAGCACACGTAATTATTAATTGTCAGATGTCTCAGTTTGAATATATTACCGTAACCCTGACAAAGACAAACTCGTTAGAAATTCTAGTACTAAACAGACACGTGTGCGCTTCGCCACCGAGTGCTACTTCAAATCTGTTTGTCTTGTCTAAAGTTTTTAAAAGACTTGATTGATAACATGCAAATCATATATTAACTTATTCTGACAACAAAAgccagaaaatggaaaaatcaaagtaaaatcTTGAACTTGTGTAGATTAACATAATGACTGTGAGTATTGAAaggatacagacacacacacacacagacacacacgtttCCGTGTATGTATAAATCTAGGTACATGTGCCCACACTGTAAATTTTAAACGTGCAGCCGTAATGGGGACGAGgtgatgctgctgttggacTGTTACGATCTGTGTAGCCCAGGGATGCCATGACTGtattggcctttttttttaattaaaataacatgCACGATGGCTTAACCCACACCTTGATTAGCAAATCATTGGTATTTACAGTGCTTATCATATGTAACgttttaataactttaataacGATTAAGAATGTAAGTAAATTTCAGAAAGTACACATGACGATAACGGATTTAAAgtgcaaattttatttaataggATATTGCCTGTCATCTTTTGCGGTattatgcagaaataaataaatattgaaacCACATAGAGTTTCACACCAGAAATACAATATTTCACACTACACATCCTAGTTTATTTCGGCTGTGCTCGAGCTTCTTCACTGATATCGTTCGAGCCTGCTGCTCTTCGGGGTCTTGTTTTTGGAAGTCTTGACTGAACATATACAGGGCTTGTACTCGGACACTTCCTATTGGTTCAGTGCGTGAACTACGTGCTGTATGATTGGCTGCCAGAGTCAAGTCTTTGGGACGCATGCGTCGAATATGAATCGAGGCAATCCTCACAGTTGGTGCCGGTGTCAGTCCGAGGTCGAGTTGAAGGCTGATTGAGTAACCCAACGGAACTTCTCATCCATGCGTTACATACACAGTGTCCGAAAAGTCAGCAGCTAAAGGAAGAAGCCGAGCGAACGCAGCATAAGTTTACCTGGAACCTGTTTTCGCCgcgttttaaaacaaaattgttcAGTTCAGGGACGACTTCACCGGACCTGGCGTAGGTAACTTACTCTGTTACCTGAGGATCCGATATGAACGGTTCAAAACGGAAGGGTGTACAACATGTCGCCAACGGGGGCGCGAAGCAGCCCGTGTGGAGCAGAGCGTTCCGTGCCCAAGCTACGTGGGACGATAAGGTTGGTCTCTGCGCACATTTTGACTGATTAAGTAGTTCTTTAACGTTCGGTTGGGTTATATGACGCTAAAGTGGATGGCAGTGGAAATTAACTCGAGTCGAGTCTAGAGTTGAAGGTTCACTTCCCGCGAGGCCGAGGGCAATGAATGTTGGTGGGAGCCGCCGGTGCTGCTGGTAGTGTTAAAACATGGGTGAGGGAGGTAAAAGCATCTGTTCAAGAGACCACTCGTGTAAATATGGACAAATAGAGATTGACTTTTGGTCGTTTACTGCGTCATTTTACGACGTGAGTCTtcctcaaggacactacagtaGGAAAGTATCATTCATTGTTTGAACCCGTAACCTTCAGTCCCTTTTCTTAACAACTACTCCACCCTCTGGCCAGTCTTTGTAGATTGTGCGCAAAGTAGTTgacaaatgcaatttttgaGCACCCTGGCCTGAGCGCTTTCTCTAAATGGGAAAGATGCTTGTGTCAAATGAACCGACCCACCATGATGTTGGGTAcaaagctaaatgaagaaatgtaaacagtaaaaatgaaatgttcctACGGACTTTAGCGTGTGCCCCCAGTATATTGGAATTGTACAATTTTTGatatgaaatgtatgaaaacactGTTGGGGGAAAATGTATTCCCTTTCTTTTTGCAGGAAGAATTTTTGGATGTGATTTACTGGTTTCGGCAAATCATTGCTGTTATTCTTGGGGTGATTCTTGGAATTGTGCCATTGACAGGATTTCTGGGAATATCCACGTAGGTACCCTTTAACCAGTTTTCTGTATGGTCcacaaattgatttttttttttttccttttggtagGCACCGAGTGTGGCAGACATTGAAGTGCTGGTATAACATTAGACATATTGAAAATATAAGGTTTTAACTTTTCCTATGACATATTGATAGGAACATTATAAAACATATCAAAAGCAGGCAAACATGACCAGTCTTTATCCTGTATGGTTTGGCAGATGTTTAAAGCTCACTGTAAATCAGGGTTACTTAGATGTTAattatatgcaaatataaaatacagtggTAAATATGACTGTCCTCTAACTAAAAGGACATGAACATGCtaaatttttatattaaatacttAAATTAGGGGCAACCGATACTGTAATGGCTAAGGAAACAGACCTGCAATCTGAAATTTGCAAATAAGTTGAGGAAAAGCTGCAGAGTTGTACTATTGTTcataaaaattaacagaaattgGTCCAGTACAATatccagctatatgaatggATGAAATtgaaagtggctttggaggaaaatcaataaaatgttatttatgaaCACCAGTGGTGACAAGCCTACGGGCTAATTGGCAGcatttgtttactctgactGACCTACCTATGGTCTTCTGTGTGTTAAGATAATGCTTCATTGGCCAAGTATGTTTGCACATTCAAGGAGTTTGATGTGTTGGGTGCTCATTCAGTCACATTTATCATAACAAAAAACGTCAAGGACATGGAGTAAGTATAATGTATCAAAGTTTgaatgaaatacaataaatactatATGAATAGTGCATTTACTTACAGAAATgtgtatattcatatttaatattagcACAGAATTGCAAATAGCAGCtgcattaaatgtaaataggtgtAATTGGTGacactttaataaatatattaattttgagcCTTTAGAGCGGTTGTTGAGTATCCAAAGTGCATTTCTGGATTGTATATAAAACTGagggcttttttattttaacctttttttctgattcAGATCAGTTCAGTTGAGATCAATCCTGTCATTGTTTAAGACTTCCTTCTGAACATGTTTCAGAGTGTTTATCATCAGGTACAAGTGAGACATGCTGCAAGTATGAGATCACTATCCAGTACCTCTACAGCCAACAGTTGATTTACTGTAAAGATTACAAGAAAACTTGCATTTCAGTATGTTCTGCCTTTTACATGCTAATGAGTTTTGATAAATAACTAGAGGCTGAACTTTTCAAAGCTATGCAGGTGAGCAATAAGATTAAAATTTTCCTCTAAACTCTACTGGGCTTTAGTCTAAGACATGAATATGTTGTTATGGATTAGTTTAATTCTAAGTGTTTTTTAGGAAAAGGTTTTGGCAGTAAGTTACTTTTCATTTCCTTCACCAGATTCTGCGCTGTTAATGCAGTTGTCCTGTACCTCTACTTCAACAACTTCCAACAAATTGACGAGGAAGAATATGGAGGAACATGGGAGCTAACCAAAGAGGGCTTTATGACATCTTTCGCTTTATTCTTGGTACCACAACATCCACTTTTTTGAGCATATACGTAATAAGTTTGTGTACAAGTATTACTATACATTGGCtctttgtgttacatttaaatattgaatTTTTGAACATGAGTGTAGGTGCTTATTAACAAGTTAGGAATGTTAGATGTTTACtgaatgaatcagtcaacagtttGCATTCAGGAGACTTTTGgagagaatttttattttcagtaattttaaatagtttgtGATGTAGctcaatgttaaaattaaaaatctttgAAGTGTTTATTTACTATAGCTAAATCAGTTTTTGCAAAACCTAATGCTTAAATTATGGGGaatatgttttattaagcttttattgtcaTGTAGATAATAAAGCTATAAGTGGtctaaatgtaatgaatgtgaCTATgtgatgaattggtcaacagCATTGAATAAGTGGTTGTggatatggatttttttcagtaatttttaaaattgaaacatttctgtAGTTTAAGTAAAAATGTTACACTGCATTGTGGTGGTATTGCATTCGGGGAGCACCTTGACTCGTGCCCTGTACTGATGGGATACagcagaccaccacaaccctgtactggacaaagtgttattgataatggatgaaagtgctgagtattttttattatagctttgtTTGAGGGTTTTACAGAACCTTACTCCATAAGTTGAAGGTTGCCTATCATTAatcttttattgactgtgacttagtTATAACAGTGATTTGCGATACTTCCCGTCCCAGTTTCATTCTAAAGTTGTGGACCAAGTATATTCGTCAATATGAGGAGCTGTTGAGTTCTTGCAAGAATACATTTAGTACATGTCTTCAGTATGGTAACTACAAAATCCTGTCTTttttacttagttttttttttttttaaaaaaatcttgaatataGACTGTAAGAATTTAAGATTTAACAAAAATCTCTGTGTCTATATTGCAATATATTCTATGTTGAAAACTAGACATACAGGATCTAGGATAAAAGTAtctcccagaaaaaaaaaaaaaaaaactaaaaactggaagcttctctttaaaatgttattttttctaacctatgtttttctttttcaggtgaCTTGGATAATATTTTACACAGCCATACATCATAACTGAGGACTACATATGAAAACTGAATTActgcaactttttttgtaaaaaaaaaaaaattatgaatttaaataactaaaatgtTAAAGATTAGTTGACttgggtacatttttttttccatgtttggaAATGAATACCCTTCTATGCATTGCCATCTTTTATAGCTTAAATGAGTGTTTATCATGAGACTTGTAACTTGAGTGAGTTTTTGTTCCTCAGGTATTTAAAATTGTTAATGcttaattttataaatgaagtatttttaatttaaataacgatgtatttacatttcatgtcTCTTggttaatatattttttctaactGCTGTAAATGATGTGACTGAAATGAATAACTTTGTAATAAATCTGTTTAGTagtgggataaaaaaaaaaatatttaataaagggCTTTGACTTTTTTGTGGGCTGTCCCTATTCCTTTCCCTTTACAGTAAGTTTACTCCATGTGCTGAAGAGTTCTTAAGGATCATAATAACCTCAAATAATCTACATGTCTCATTCTCCAGCTATGAGCCAAAATTTCTAATTCATGGGCCTGCCCTGAGTGATATAAAATTTAGCAAAATTTAAGTACTTGTTTTCATGGAGGGATGGTAACAATACCAGTTATATATAAGTCTCGTGTAGATGGGTTGTCggtaaaaaatatacataaaaccAATGAAAATTTCAAAGTAAAGAAATCGAAAGGCATAATCCCATGGTTCTCATAAACTTTAGTTAATGcatataattaatatttccaGAATTATTCAATAGTTTACCGTGTAGCCCGTTTTCTTCTCATGACTATGAGTTAAGGTGTGACCACTTGGCATTTGGAACGTAACCTGAACGTTCCTGCAGCGGCTCGCCGGGCCTgacagtgagtgacacaaagcgTTCGCGTTAACGTGAAAGTTTTAAGTTGTTTCGTGGCTAAAAGTGGGAAAAACTACGCGGCGCGGAGTATCACTCACGATAAAGGCTGAAGATCGGGGTGAGGTAGAGGGGGCGGACGCCCTACGGCAGCCTTGTACACAGTAAAGCGCCTGAGGAGCAGCGCAATTCGTTTTGCCTCCAAATTCAAACTGAGCCAATAGCGGGCCGCCGCGAGCCCAGAGGCCGCCCTCAGACGCCGAGCCGCGCGCTCAACTTTGCGGCGAAGCCACACGGACCGCTTCGGACAGCCGTGGGAAGGGAAAGGCGGGCGGCGGCGGCACCGTTCCGGGCGAACTTTAACGGACACCGTGACCGTGCGTGGCGGTGGCGAGCTGAAGCGCAAGGGAATGGCTCTGTCGCAGCGCCTGGACGACTCGCCCGACCCTCGGCGGCGTGGCCGCCGGAGAACGGACACAGTCACGCAGGACGTGTACAATGAGAGGCACCGGCTCGCCCTTGAGGAGCTCGTTTCGGGCGGGAGAGACTCGTACCTGCGCTTCCTGCAGAAGGAGGGGATGCCCAGCTTCCTCTCCGACGAGGAGGTCCGACGGGTCAGCGCTGCGGCCGTGGTGCCCCGGTGCGCGTCCATGAGCGGGGAGGACGCCGGCATGGAGCTGTCCTTCAGCGGCTCCGTGAGCTGCTCCTCGCTCACCTACTTCCCCGAGGCGTCCGACGTGGAGCCCCCGGAGCTGGAGCTCGGCTGGCCCGCGCTGGCGTCGGGCTCCTTCCGCGGGGTCACGCGGGCGGTCGCTCACTTCCAGCCCAGTTACGGCGCGTGCATATACAGCTGCAAAGAGGCCGCGCGCAGGATGATCCGCAGCGCGAGAGAGGTGACGGGCGGCGCGCGATCCCCTGAGCCTCATCATCATGCGCCCCAGTTACTGAGTGCCTTAACCACACGGTGCATCAGGCCTTGTGGAAggcagattattattattcctacTTTGGTGATTCTTGTGTTGGTTCGCATTACTTttcgctgtgtgtgtatgtactaaGGATGTAAGTAGAGTCCCCCGAGTGGTGACCTGTGGATGGAAACATGGTCAGCAGGCTGAGGGTCAGAGACATTTTTCATTGGCTGCAGCATTGCTCCTCGAAGTCTCCTGATGATCTGCTGGTTTTGCAGGTGATCGCCATAGTAACGGACTCCCTAACGGACCTGGACATCTTTGGGGACCTACAGGAGGCCTGCTCTCAACGCAGGGTCCCGGTGTACATCCTGCTGGACCAGTCCTGCGTGTCCTCCTTCCTGCAGATGTGCAGGGACCTCAGTGTGTCCCTGGACAGCTTACAGGTACCTACGTAGGGGAGATCCTCACCTGCTTGAGCCCAAGCACAGTATTGCACATGTACATGTAGTCTGACCTCATAGTAAAAGTTGAACTTATCACAAGTGTCGTGAGGTATGAAGCAGCGGCTCCTGGATTTTTGTCAATTTACTCGTTTCTTACTTTAATCCTTTCTgtaaatctgttttgtttttaaagcacatGCGAGTGCGGAGCATCACCGGGGCCACCTATTTCCTGCGATCTGGAGCCAAAATTGTGGGGAAAGTTAATGAAAGATTCATGCTGATTGATGGAAACAGAGTTGCTACAGGGTCATACAGGTACGAAATGTTGTCGAGGGGAAAACCGTTTACTCACCATGGTATTGCACCAGGTGGGTTTTACTGACACAAGTACTCATACTGATGTGAAGGCTTTTAGGCAAAACATTGAAGTTACCAGCACATTTCTTCCCCGGTTTTTGACTATATGTGTTTTAAACTgcttctttttcatatttttctttcagtgttcTATGTATgccatgggggtgcggtggcgcagtgggttggaccgcagtcctactctccggtgggtctggggttcgagtcccgcttggggtgccttgtgacggactggcgtcccgtcctgggtgtgtccccttccccctccggccttgcgccctgtgttgccgggtaggctccggttccccgtgaccccgtacgggacaagcggttctgaaaatgtgtgtgtgtgtgtgtgtgtgtgttctatgtATTACTTAAAGTGAGGCAATTCAAATAAACCATTAATCGGAAGTATACGTGCTTGGTGAGGCAAACTAGTCCAGGTCACAGTTATGTTAAGACCTGTACTGTCCTTTTGTAGTACATAGTTCACATACTACTTGGCACATGCACACAATTTGTTTTAGTTGATGAAGATAATTGATATTTGACTGAGAAtcacatgctcttcaggttcagcTGGACCGATGGGAAACTAAACAGCAGCAATCTGATGGAGCTATCAGGTCAGATCACGGAGAACTTTGATGAGGAATTCCGTATTCTGTATGCCCAGTCCATGCCTGTCAGCACTCAAGCCATGTCCACTTTTCAAAAGACCAGCACCACTGATCATCCTCTCCTCAAGCAGTCCCAAACCCAGGAGTGCCCCCAGGCATCAGTGTCAGACTCCACAATGGGGGGAGTTGTTGAGTGCAGAGGAAAGTCTGGAGATGAGAACCAACAGTCTCATCTGGTGTTAGACACCTACACTATTGTAGAAGACGGCATGGAGGAAGGTCATGTTCAGCAAGGTGTGGCTGTGGATGTTTCCGAGCATACAGCTAAAAGGACGGGGATGAATTTACAGCCTCTTCATCTCCACAAGCATTATGAGGGAAAGCGCACTTTACTGGATAGAGGGATACAGACAGACCCGCTTGCCCTGTTTGCACAGCAGGCTGTCTCTATGACCGCCACTGAAACGTGTTCCCAAGAGAATACCTCCTCTGGGGAGCTTTCAGACTCCGAGTCTGGCCTGACCACCAAGGCAAGAAGATGTTCTCAAGCCAAGTACTCTCCTGAGAGCGGCCTGAGGGATTGCTTCCAGAAGCTGACCAAAGAGCGGCAGCATCACTACTCGAGGATTCGCTCGAAGCTGAACCACATGGTCATGCTGCTCTCCAGCCGACGTGAGCTGGTGGAACTCACCAACTTGACCTtcaccccacccacacacaaagTATTCAAAGAACAGGAAAATGGTGCTAACCCAATGCTGTCTGTGGATGAAGCACTTGCGTCATCTTGGACAAGGTCAAAAGTCAAATGTTTACAGTGAAGATGAGGAAAAGTAAGCTGGAAGGACAGATGCAGTTCATTGCTTAAGTCTAATAAtgtattattgcttttttttttaggatggAATGGAATTGTAATATACAAAAATGGTTCAAGGCACAAATGGATTTTACCATAACAATGTGCTGTTAAAGTTATACAacttgttatatatttttagaatttttataaacatgtttaatttaGGTTTAGAATTGTGCTCTGTATGACCATGGAACCACTGtaggaggttttttttaaaaaacttctcAGTGTGTCTGGTCTTCATTCTGTATCTATATTGTAATGTTCAGTGCACTTTACATACTGGAGGTGACTGGATACTATTTACATCAAAGAAGTGCCAAAACCTTTTAATTGTTAATGTGAATTTATAGTTACAATTttgaatgtactgtattctgTAATTAACTATGAAACACTAACCTGTAGAATATCCAATAAAGTAACACAAATTGCTACgtataaattaacattttgttcTGCATATACTGTTGCTCTTAAATCAATCATCCAATGCCCGTTGAATAATTTAAACCGGTTGAGTAGAGGtaagtttaaaatttatttttgtgccttgtgaaatttttcataatttctcaTATACTGCAACACTAAGGATGTATGACTGTATAAGTATAAAATAAGGGGAACGTGTtcatcagcattttaaaaacatacacgTAAAGTATAGAGTTTTGTAAAGAGTTTTGGGATACttaaggatttttatttttaaagtgttatCTTTCTGTCTGGTGGACGATAGGGAGTGTGCGTGATACACGCTAACCACACGGCGGCGGTGTGGTTAACACGTGGGCCTCATATGGAACGTCAACGCTGTAAGAGGTGAGTTTTGTCAATAAAGTTTTAATTATGACGTCAGAGCAAAATGGCGGCGCCCCTGTCCACCATGAAGTTTTGGAAGCCCGGTGAGTGCGTAACGGCTTTTCTCATTCAGTAACACTCGCCAAAGTGTGCACTGCGACATCATGTTatgttatattatataatttagATGGAAACAATAGAATAGGGAGGCAGAGGGCGGGCGTGTGCGCGCGTTGAATCAGACTCTGACTCACGTCCCCGCTAGTACTACTGATGCCATGGCGTGGGGACCTAAACAGAGTAAGGAAGGCGGGCTCGCTGTCCACGAGACGGGTCCCTGTCGGGTATGTCTACAGTGGACAGTGTCCCCGAGAGGAGCGGCGACAGACTCGCAGTGACACGGCTGAACTGTGTGGGCGCCGAACAGGGCCAGGAACAGACAGTACTGACTGTGACACACTCTGTGACTGTCACTCGTGTGTGAAACCTCTCTCGCTgttgcacacccacacaggATACTGTATCATGTGTGGTAACAACGAGACAAGGGTTTTGGAGACCTTTTGCCCTACAAAAATGGTATCTGATAGATTGTGTGAGATATTTGgtacagaacccccccccccccgtttacATTACTCACTGCACATCTCAcctgcaatgaaaaataagtgtTACACAACAAAGGATGTCTGGAGTTGAGAATCATGTGTTGATGTTTTCTGTGATTATCATACAGCGTTGGTGTAGGAACGGGGTCCCTAATTGTCTGTGACTGGGATTATTAGTGCTGTTTCCCCCATCATACAGATCTCATCATGTCCTCGAACTTTGACCCTACTAAGCTTTATTGATCTTACGTTAATTAGTAGTGTACTGCCCGTGTTATTAGtcttcattacatttagctgacatttttctccaaagcaacttgcagtgttgaggttacagttatttacccatttatacaggtgggtaattttactggagcaatttaggataagtaccttgctcaagggtactacagtgatgtatggatgagtgacccataagtagtgtgtctagcagtgcaagtcaccttggtgaataaggtgtgtgggctgataacactacatagtatccatgattgtaagtcgctttgaagaaaagcatctgctaagtgaataaatgtaaacgtacagctggaggtgaggctcaaacctgcgacctttgggtccaaaggcagtagctgtaaccactacactaccagctgttcccaccTAACCTGGGGGCTAATCGTTAAATAGGTAATACTCATACATATcgaaaaagcttttttctttgctctgaaTTTAGTCCAGAGCTGTTCCAACTCGCTGGCTGACGTATATCACAAAGAGGTTTCATTCAGCTCACATTTTTACACTGCCCCTCAGCCGCTGGTTTAGCCCTTGGCTGTTTTTGGATTGCAGTGCTCCTGCGAGGTACTGATATAGATCTTCTCTCACATAACTATGTCCTGTAATTACACTGTCTTCTGTATTCCGTTACATTCTCATATTCTGATGTGACAGTAAATCTAGGTAGCAGAATGTTGTTGGAAAATCAGCAGGTGTTAATTTTATGACAAATTTTTATACATGCAGTTTtaacatggagaacatgctgTTTCAAGTTTGCAAGTCAATGGTGTGGAGTAGCCATTGTGTTATAGTAGTGTTTCTGTGGTCTCAGGATCAGATGGCCCTGGGGTGTCGGAGGAGAGGGAGCTGTCAACAGAGACCACAAGCTCTCCTGTTATATACAACCCTCACACCTCTATGT
Above is a genomic segment from Scleropages formosus chromosome 2, fSclFor1.1, whole genome shotgun sequence containing:
- the rab5if gene encoding GEL complex subunit OPTI yields the protein MNGSKRKGVQHVANGGAKQPVWSRAFRAQATWDDKEEFLDVIYWFRQIIAVILGVILGIVPLTGFLGISTFCAVNAVVLYLYFNNFQQIDEEEYGGTWELTKEGFMTSFALFLVTWIIFYTAIHHN
- the LOC108936925 gene encoding protein FAM83D-like produces the protein MALSQRLDDSPDPRRRGRRRTDTVTQDVYNERHRLALEELVSGGRDSYLRFLQKEGMPSFLSDEEVRRVSAAAVVPRCASMSGEDAGMELSFSGSVSCSSLTYFPEASDVEPPELELGWPALASGSFRGVTRAVAHFQPSYGACIYSCKEAARRMIRSAREVIAIVTDSLTDLDIFGDLQEACSQRRVPVYILLDQSCVSSFLQMCRDLSVSLDSLQHMRVRSITGATYFLRSGAKIVGKVNERFMLIDGNRVATGSYRFSWTDGKLNSSNLMELSGQITENFDEEFRILYAQSMPVSTQAMSTFQKTSTTDHPLLKQSQTQECPQASVSDSTMGGVVECRGKSGDENQQSHLVLDTYTIVEDGMEEGHVQQGVAVDVSEHTAKRTGMNLQPLHLHKHYEGKRTLLDRGIQTDPLALFAQQAVSMTATETCSQENTSSGELSDSESGLTTKARRCSQAKYSPESGLRDCFQKLTKERQHHYSRIRSKLNHMVMLLSSRRELVELTNLTFTPPTHKVFKEQENGANPMLSVDEALASSWTRSKVKCLQ